In a single window of the Acipenser ruthenus chromosome 20, fAciRut3.2 maternal haplotype, whole genome shotgun sequence genome:
- the ca5a gene encoding carbonic anhydrase 5A, mitochondrial, translated as MVTLRVILAPLAMHLRRSVTAHRWTPVRKCSLAGCSYKLRHQLHPMWQSPLSIPGGRRQSPINITLRDSLHDPHLKPLKIRYDPNTCTQIWNNGYSFLVEFDDSTDKSTLSGGPLLNQYRLCQFHFHWGESNAVGSEHTIDGTLFPAELHLVHWNSSKYKSFEEAVMEGDGLAVVAVFLKIGKRHEGLQKLVDALPAVRHKDSVVEFTSFNPSCLLPTCLDYWTYSGSLTTPPLTESVAWIIKKRPVEVGHDQLAVFRSLLFTSADEEEQKSMVNNFRLQQPLMNRTVRSSFSPFLGSMEPQPQTKQ; from the exons atggtTACTCTTAGGGTGATTCTGGCTCCTTTAGCCATGCACCTGAGGAGAAGCGTAACAGCTCATCGATGGACGCCCGTGAGGAAGTGTAGTTTGGCTGGATGTTCCTACAAACTCAGGCATCAAC tgcaCCCTATGTGGCAGTCCCCACTCTCAATTCCTGGTGGAAGGCGTCAGTCTCCCATCAACATCACCCTGCGGGATAGCCTGCATGACCCCCACCTCAAGCCACTGAAGATCCGCTATGACCCCAACACCTGCACACAGATCTGGAACAATGGTTACTCCTTCCTGGTGGAGTTTGATGACTCCACAGACAAATCAA CTTTGAGTGGCGGTCCTCTGCTGAACCAGTACAGGCTGTGCCAGTTCCATTTCCACTGGGGCGAGAGCAATGCTGTGGGCTCCGAACACACTATTGACGGCACACTCTTCCCTGCTGAG CTCCATTTAGTACACTGGAATTCAAGCAAATACAAAAGCTTTGAAGAAGCTGTAATGGAGGGTGATGGGCTAGCAGTGGTAGCAGTGTTTTTAAAG ATTGGAAAAAGACATGAAGGACTGCAGAAGCTGGTGGATGCCCTGCCTGCTGTGAGACACAAG GATAGCGTTGTCGAGTTTACCAGCTTTAACCCCAGCTGTTTGCTGCCCACTTGTCTGGATTACTGGACTTACTCCGGCTCGCTGACCACCCCGCCTTTGACAGAGTCTGTCGCCTGGATCATCAAGAAGAGGCCAGTAGAAGTCGGCCATGATCAG ttGGCTGTATTCCGCAGCCTGCTCTTCACATCTGCTGACGAGGAAGAGCAGAAGAGCATGGTGAACAACTTCCGCTTGCAACAGCCGCTCATGAACCGCACTGTACGCTCCTCCTTCTCCCCCTTCCTGGGCAGCATGGAGCCCCAGCCCCAAACCAAGCAGTGA